A genomic segment from Spirosoma sp. SC4-14 encodes:
- a CDS encoding two-component regulator propeller domain-containing protein: protein MRLHTTLFWLLLFVVSPPVYSDDGFTVATDKAINPDVLFERFTSKSGLPDERIRAFYQDSKGFLWIGTMNGLSRYDGYSFRNYFRNQEKNSISGNWTYAICEDAGHSLWIGTKDGLSRFDPKTETFTNFRNNPADPTSLFCNQINTMLFDSQGKLWIGTPKGVTVFDPDSRSFRRLKQYPFNTPIGKMIRSAGDYIWIATAEGPVRYDVRNGKSTFHRLTVRPNPYGDRFWSLLEDNRHLYIGTGGDGLLRLTYNAERGTYEGFESLNQVTESGQSLHRTEIFDICKADATSFWLGTDRGIVRLEKPGTPAARLRFYKHNPINEKSISNDLVYKVFIDRTNVLWCGTEIGLNKLDLHLLPFHYYTFASQQASDQVRSILSADDVTIWLGTAQSGLYRYHLADGTTQRYRFRPEPSFLNYHRSLLMDADRNLWVGTLGGATRLAAGSYTRSETMLDGAAVFSIFQDSRKTLWVGTNNGLYKLGADGSKTHFPFGGRNPGEATSEFVRSLYEDHTGAIWVGFENRGLCRFDPKTGAFTPIGGSRANERLAGGTVYSILEMPRNVIWVGTESGLNKITLSDDATRRVPMRIKTYREVDGLPDQSVNGILADRQGFLWISTIKGLARFDSRREQFQVFLPMLNFTHSCLNQLNGKLLFGASDGFVIFDPAEIRTDKRMPAVVLSDLKLFNKGVGIGQVVNGDTILRQSLATSPEIVLNYRNNGFTIGFTGLHFANPDENAYAYRMDGFDADWIPTDAQNRTATYTNLDPGTYRFEVKASNSSGRWNPHAASITVTILPPPWKTWWAITLYVLLFNALLFIFIRYLLIQSKQRQQIRFEQLEKEQLKNLNQLKLRFFTDVSHEFRTPLSLIVGPVEDLLASTDIRGVARQKIQFVQHNSQKLLQLIDELMTFQKLDQGMLKLKPERLELVTFTQDIFGNFESMAQKKGIRFQFSSGLSSVAAMVDSEKLEKVLNNLIVNALKFTPTGGAVTVQLTASSPGLVPDSDREWIRLTVEDTGKGITPDEQQYLFERYFQSESIKGGTGVGLSLTKSLVELHGGTITVDSEPNVRTCFTVLLPIDTVAAPDTLPSVQAAPKPFVYEQIVPNLTLANELVTLPLPSLATGNVASRPDLLIVDDNLDVLDYLELTFQNQYRIVKAENGRQALDRIREREPDVIISDIMMPEMDGIQLCRTLKTSLDTCHIPLILLTARSTVENQIEGIGTGADDYIPKPFHPELLRAKVENLIESRLRLLEKFRSNSVVIPKDITRNPLDEAFLQKVIDTIKANLSNEEFSVEELGDHVSMSRSNLFRKLKAITGQTPIEFIYYIRLKHAMELLLERKLNISEITYEVGFKNPSSFSKSFRKQFGKAPTEYLNDLLAAQKN, encoded by the coding sequence ATGCGATTACATACTACACTTTTCTGGCTACTCCTTTTTGTGGTGTCTCCGCCCGTTTATTCGGATGATGGCTTTACGGTGGCAACGGATAAGGCGATTAATCCGGATGTACTCTTCGAGCGATTTACCAGCAAATCAGGCTTACCTGATGAACGGATTCGGGCTTTCTACCAGGATAGTAAAGGGTTTTTGTGGATTGGTACAATGAATGGCCTAAGCCGGTACGATGGCTATTCCTTCCGGAATTATTTCAGGAACCAGGAGAAAAACAGCATCTCGGGCAACTGGACCTACGCCATTTGTGAAGATGCCGGCCATTCTCTCTGGATTGGGACGAAGGATGGACTCAGCCGGTTCGACCCGAAAACAGAAACGTTTACCAATTTCCGTAATAACCCGGCTGACCCGACCTCATTATTCTGTAATCAGATCAATACCATGCTGTTCGACAGCCAGGGTAAACTCTGGATTGGTACGCCCAAAGGTGTCACCGTTTTCGACCCGGATAGCCGGTCGTTCAGGCGGTTAAAGCAGTATCCGTTCAATACGCCCATCGGGAAAATGATTCGGTCGGCAGGCGATTACATCTGGATTGCGACCGCCGAAGGTCCCGTTCGCTATGATGTTCGCAACGGAAAATCGACCTTTCATCGGCTGACCGTCCGGCCCAATCCATACGGTGACCGCTTCTGGTCACTGCTGGAAGACAATCGCCATTTATACATCGGGACGGGGGGCGATGGGCTGTTGCGCCTGACCTACAACGCCGAACGCGGGACGTATGAAGGGTTCGAGTCGCTGAATCAAGTAACCGAAAGTGGCCAGTCGCTCCATCGGACCGAAATTTTCGACATCTGTAAAGCCGACGCTACATCATTCTGGCTAGGTACCGACCGGGGTATTGTGCGACTCGAAAAGCCCGGAACACCAGCCGCCCGGCTGCGCTTTTATAAGCATAATCCAATCAACGAAAAAAGCATTAGCAACGACCTCGTTTATAAGGTCTTCATCGACCGAACCAACGTGCTGTGGTGTGGTACCGAAATTGGTCTGAATAAGCTCGACCTGCACCTGTTACCCTTTCATTATTACACGTTTGCCAGTCAGCAGGCCAGCGATCAGGTCCGTAGCATCCTCTCCGCCGATGACGTAACGATCTGGTTGGGCACGGCTCAATCCGGTTTGTATCGCTATCACCTGGCCGATGGAACCACGCAGCGTTACCGCTTCCGCCCTGAACCGTCGTTCCTGAATTACCACCGCTCACTCCTCATGGATGCTGACCGAAACCTATGGGTTGGAACCCTCGGGGGAGCCACCCGATTGGCCGCGGGTTCCTATACCCGATCAGAGACGATGCTCGACGGCGCGGCCGTCTTCTCCATTTTTCAGGATTCCCGTAAAACGCTCTGGGTCGGCACGAATAATGGCTTGTATAAACTAGGTGCCGATGGTTCAAAAACCCATTTTCCATTCGGTGGCAGAAACCCCGGCGAAGCCACCAGCGAGTTCGTGCGTTCACTTTATGAAGACCATACGGGCGCTATCTGGGTGGGATTTGAAAACCGGGGACTTTGTCGGTTCGACCCTAAAACGGGGGCGTTTACCCCCATTGGGGGAAGTCGGGCCAATGAGCGTCTGGCGGGTGGGACCGTCTACTCGATTCTGGAAATGCCCCGGAATGTAATCTGGGTCGGTACCGAGTCGGGGCTTAACAAAATTACCCTTTCGGATGATGCGACCCGTCGAGTGCCGATGCGAATCAAAACCTATCGCGAGGTCGATGGCTTACCCGACCAGTCGGTGAATGGAATCCTGGCCGACCGTCAGGGCTTTTTGTGGATTAGCACGATTAAAGGACTGGCCCGGTTCGACAGTCGCCGGGAGCAGTTTCAGGTCTTCCTGCCTATGCTGAATTTTACGCATAGCTGCCTCAACCAGTTAAATGGGAAACTATTGTTCGGGGCATCGGATGGGTTTGTCATCTTCGACCCGGCCGAAATCAGGACGGATAAGCGTATGCCAGCGGTGGTTTTGTCGGACCTCAAATTATTCAATAAAGGGGTGGGTATCGGTCAGGTTGTCAATGGCGATACGATTTTACGCCAGTCGCTGGCCACCAGCCCGGAGATTGTCCTGAACTACCGCAACAACGGATTTACGATTGGCTTTACGGGGCTGCATTTCGCGAACCCGGACGAGAATGCGTATGCCTACCGGATGGATGGCTTCGATGCCGACTGGATTCCGACCGATGCCCAGAACCGAACGGCCACCTATACCAATCTGGACCCTGGCACCTATCGCTTCGAGGTGAAGGCGTCTAATAGTTCGGGGCGATGGAATCCCCATGCAGCCAGTATTACGGTAACGATTCTGCCACCACCCTGGAAAACATGGTGGGCCATTACCTTGTATGTGCTCCTGTTCAATGCGCTCCTGTTCATTTTCATCCGTTATCTGCTGATTCAGTCCAAACAACGTCAGCAAATTCGGTTCGAGCAACTGGAAAAAGAGCAGCTAAAGAATCTCAATCAACTCAAACTGCGGTTTTTTACCGACGTCTCGCACGAGTTCCGAACCCCGCTGTCGCTCATCGTCGGGCCGGTTGAAGACCTGTTGGCATCAACGGATATTCGGGGCGTAGCGCGGCAAAAAATTCAGTTTGTTCAGCACAACTCGCAGAAACTGCTGCAACTGATTGACGAACTGATGACATTCCAGAAACTGGACCAGGGCATGCTCAAACTGAAGCCCGAGCGGCTGGAACTGGTGACGTTTACGCAGGACATCTTTGGCAACTTTGAGTCGATGGCGCAGAAGAAAGGCATCCGGTTTCAGTTTTCGTCCGGCCTATCCTCCGTAGCCGCCATGGTCGATTCAGAAAAGTTAGAGAAGGTGCTCAATAATCTGATTGTCAACGCACTGAAGTTTACGCCCACGGGTGGGGCTGTTACAGTGCAGTTGACGGCTTCATCGCCCGGTCTGGTACCCGATTCCGACCGGGAATGGATTCGTCTGACGGTGGAGGATACCGGAAAAGGCATCACCCCCGACGAGCAGCAGTATTTGTTTGAACGCTATTTCCAGTCGGAGTCAATAAAGGGTGGAACGGGCGTTGGCCTGTCGCTGACCAAAAGTCTGGTCGAACTGCACGGGGGAACGATAACGGTCGATAGTGAACCGAATGTACGAACCTGTTTTACAGTGCTGTTACCGATAGACACTGTAGCGGCACCCGATACTCTGCCGTCCGTACAAGCCGCACCGAAGCCGTTTGTTTACGAGCAAATTGTCCCTAACCTAACGCTGGCGAATGAACTCGTGACGCTACCGCTGCCGAGTTTAGCAACTGGCAATGTGGCCAGTCGGCCAGACCTGCTCATTGTTGATGATAACCTCGATGTACTCGATTACCTGGAACTGACCTTTCAGAATCAGTACCGGATTGTGAAAGCCGAAAACGGACGACAGGCGCTGGACCGCATCCGGGAGCGCGAACCCGATGTGATTATCAGCGACATCATGATGCCCGAAATGGATGGTATCCAGTTATGCCGGACGCTGAAAACCAGTCTGGACACCTGCCACATTCCACTGATTCTATTGACGGCTCGTTCGACGGTTGAGAATCAGATTGAAGGCATCGGCACCGGCGCTGACGACTATATACCCAAGCCGTTCCATCCTGAACTCCTGCGGGCAAAAGTCGAAAATCTGATTGAGTCCCGGCTGCGGTTACTCGAAAAATTCCGGTCTAATTCCGTCGTTATTCCCAAAGACATTACCCGGAATCCACTCGACGAGGCCTTCCTGCAAAAAGTCATTGATACCATCAAGGCGAACCTCAGTAACGAAGAGTTCAGCGTGGAGGAACTGGGCGACCATGTCAGCATGAGCCGGAGTAATCTGTTCCGGAAACTGAAAGCTATCACCGGCCAGACACCCATCGAATTTATCTATTACATCCGCCTAAAACACGCCATGGAACTGCTGCTGGAACGGAAGCTAAACATCTCCGAAATTACGTATGAGGTAGGTTTCAAGAACCCGTCGTCGTTTAGCAAATCCTTCCGGAAGCAGTTTGGAAAAGCCCCCACCGAGTATCTGAACGACCTGCTGGCAGCTCAGAAAAATTAA
- a CDS encoding TonB-dependent receptor, whose protein sequence is MRPPVQKLGWIACFLLIIHSLAVGAVLPPLVITGRVIAETGGPLPGVSIVLKGTQTGTTTEADGTYKLSLPEGSENSTLVFSYIGYVSQEIVVNNRSVIEVTLATDSKSLSEVVVVGYGEQKRKTLSTAVSSISGTQLKDISVANPAQALAGQVSGVNITQTGGQPGSAPVIRIRGIGSLGAGNSPLYVVDGYPLASADNFNQINPDDIQSIEILKDAAAAAIYGSRGGNGVILVTTKRGKPGQTRFSYSGYYGVQNLSKEVDVMNNTNFIAYSKESAINAGLKYYAFYDNPPADLPTTDWQKEIYRTAVITQHEISASGGTEKFRFNVSGAYLKQDGILRSSGFERFSVRANLDAQLSNKLTFGMSLAPSFTNTQYQNVAGSNDASAIAVGTDPIGVALQMPQFFPVFLPNGDYANTNNYPLTQGANSVSPNFRGPTVQLDLYKDRGETPRLLANSFLEYELISGLKIKTSFGAEYISDTRNQFVPATMPSNTAPTANLSNPLASNIAAAKRLSVNSNWLWENTLNYNKSIGHDHSFALLAGYTAQSVVSTGNVITGVTGSFVNDLIQNISGAGTTTSTNSYAKNTLVSLLGRINYSYKEKYLMSAAIRQDGSSRFGSNNRYALFPSASVAWRMTEEPFIKTIPIISELKIRGSYGLTGNNNIGNYASQSYATQANYDFGSGAGTRVYGYAANNIANADLTWETNKQFDLGFELGLLNDRFYLTADAYTRNTTGLLNNRNVPAIVGTSATVVQNIGEISNKGVELSITSHNTKGALQWTTNANISFNTNKVVSLVNDKPIYFSAGGFTNYAIVVPGQPLGEFYGYRQIGVFKDQAEVDAGGQWASGGSKPGDIKYDDVNKDGKIDANDLTYLGSPLPKFTYGMTNTFRYKGFDLNVILQGSYGNKIVAQWLRAGYYFNGNANTITDVVNRWESPSQPGNGWQPRVTNTPSGGTNNFSSRYVYDASFLRVRTVTLGYTVPNVVTNKLKLQNVRVYVSGQNLFTFTKYIGYNPEANDNGNTTNPTYGYDSASYPLARTITAGLNVGF, encoded by the coding sequence ATGCGCCCCCCTGTACAAAAGCTCGGTTGGATAGCATGCTTTTTGCTCATCATCCACTCATTAGCGGTTGGGGCTGTTCTGCCGCCACTCGTTATAACGGGTCGGGTAATCGCCGAAACCGGCGGACCGCTGCCCGGTGTCAGTATTGTTCTGAAAGGCACGCAGACCGGCACGACCACCGAGGCCGATGGAACGTATAAACTATCGTTACCCGAAGGCAGCGAAAACAGTACGCTGGTCTTTTCGTATATCGGCTACGTTTCGCAGGAGATTGTGGTAAACAACCGGTCCGTCATTGAGGTAACCCTGGCCACCGATTCCAAATCGCTGAGTGAGGTAGTCGTTGTCGGCTACGGTGAGCAGAAACGGAAAACGCTCTCGACAGCCGTCAGCTCTATATCCGGTACGCAACTAAAAGATATTTCGGTGGCGAACCCGGCGCAGGCCCTGGCGGGTCAGGTATCGGGTGTCAACATTACGCAGACGGGCGGTCAGCCGGGTTCAGCGCCCGTTATCCGGATTCGGGGTATCGGGTCGCTGGGGGCGGGTAACAGTCCTCTGTATGTAGTAGATGGATATCCGCTGGCCAGTGCCGACAATTTCAACCAGATTAATCCGGATGATATTCAATCCATCGAAATTTTGAAAGATGCCGCTGCAGCCGCTATTTACGGCTCGCGTGGAGGTAACGGGGTCATTCTGGTCACGACCAAACGGGGGAAACCCGGCCAGACCCGCTTTTCGTACAGTGGCTATTACGGCGTTCAGAACCTGAGCAAAGAGGTCGATGTGATGAACAATACAAACTTCATCGCTTATTCCAAAGAGTCGGCCATCAATGCAGGGTTAAAATATTATGCCTTCTACGACAACCCGCCTGCCGATTTGCCCACAACCGACTGGCAGAAGGAAATCTACCGGACAGCGGTCATCACCCAGCACGAAATCTCGGCCTCGGGTGGTACTGAAAAGTTTCGCTTCAATGTGTCGGGTGCTTATCTAAAACAGGATGGAATTCTGCGCAGCAGCGGTTTTGAACGGTTTTCGGTACGCGCTAACCTCGATGCCCAATTGTCGAATAAGCTGACGTTTGGTATGAGCCTGGCTCCGTCGTTTACTAATACGCAGTATCAGAATGTAGCCGGTAGTAATGACGCCAGCGCCATTGCGGTAGGTACTGACCCCATCGGTGTCGCCCTGCAAATGCCGCAGTTTTTCCCGGTCTTTCTGCCTAATGGCGATTATGCCAATACCAACAATTACCCCCTGACGCAGGGTGCCAATTCGGTTTCTCCCAATTTCAGAGGACCCACCGTGCAACTGGATTTATACAAAGACCGGGGCGAAACCCCGCGTTTACTGGCGAATTCATTCCTGGAATATGAGCTGATCAGTGGGCTGAAAATCAAAACCAGTTTCGGGGCGGAGTACATCAGCGACACCCGGAATCAGTTCGTGCCAGCCACAATGCCGTCCAACACCGCACCGACGGCGAACCTGAGTAATCCACTCGCCAGCAACATTGCAGCAGCCAAACGACTCAGTGTCAACTCGAACTGGCTCTGGGAAAACACCCTCAATTACAACAAATCCATCGGGCATGACCACTCATTTGCCCTGCTGGCGGGGTACACAGCCCAGTCGGTGGTCAGCACCGGAAACGTTATTACGGGTGTAACGGGCAGTTTCGTAAACGACCTGATTCAAAACATTAGCGGGGCCGGAACCACGACCAGCACCAACTCCTACGCAAAAAATACGTTGGTGTCGCTGCTGGGTCGGATAAACTACAGCTACAAGGAAAAATACCTCATGTCGGCGGCTATCCGGCAGGACGGTTCGTCGCGGTTTGGGTCCAACAACCGCTACGCGCTATTCCCCTCCGCATCGGTAGCCTGGCGGATGACGGAGGAGCCCTTTATAAAAACGATTCCCATCATCAGTGAATTGAAAATACGGGGTAGCTACGGCCTGACCGGTAACAACAACATCGGCAATTACGCATCCCAAAGCTACGCGACGCAAGCCAATTACGACTTTGGCAGTGGGGCGGGAACGCGGGTTTACGGCTATGCGGCCAATAACATCGCCAATGCCGATTTGACCTGGGAGACCAACAAACAATTCGACCTGGGTTTTGAACTGGGCCTGCTCAACGACCGGTTTTACCTGACTGCCGATGCCTACACCCGCAACACGACAGGGCTGCTCAATAACCGCAACGTACCGGCTATTGTCGGAACATCGGCTACGGTGGTGCAGAATATCGGGGAGATTTCGAATAAAGGGGTGGAGTTATCCATCACATCGCACAATACCAAAGGCGCGCTGCAGTGGACCACCAACGCCAACATCTCCTTCAACACCAATAAAGTTGTGTCGCTGGTCAATGACAAGCCTATCTATTTCAGCGCAGGCGGCTTTACCAACTACGCCATTGTGGTGCCGGGTCAGCCACTGGGTGAGTTCTACGGCTACCGGCAGATTGGCGTTTTTAAAGACCAGGCGGAAGTAGACGCAGGTGGTCAATGGGCCAGTGGCGGGTCGAAGCCGGGCGACATCAAATACGACGATGTGAATAAAGATGGCAAGATCGACGCCAATGACCTGACGTATCTCGGCAGTCCGCTGCCCAAATTCACGTACGGGATGACCAATACGTTTCGGTACAAAGGCTTTGATTTGAACGTAATTCTGCAAGGGTCGTATGGGAACAAGATTGTGGCGCAGTGGCTCCGGGCGGGTTATTATTTCAACGGCAATGCAAACACCATTACCGATGTGGTTAACCGCTGGGAGTCGCCGAGCCAACCCGGCAACGGCTGGCAGCCGCGCGTCACCAATACCCCTTCGGGTGGCACCAATAATTTCTCCAGCCGCTACGTCTACGATGCGTCGTTTCTGCGGGTACGCACCGTCACGCTGGGGTATACAGTCCCGAACGTGGTAACCAACAAGCTGAAGCTACAGAATGTGCGGGTGTATGTGAGTGGCCAAAATCTGTTCACGTTCACCAAATACATTGGCTACAATCCCGAAGCCAACGATAATGGCAATACGACCAACCCTACATATGGCTATGATTCGGCCTCGTATCCGCTGGCACGCACCATTACGGCCGGACTGAATGTTGGCTTCTAA
- a CDS encoding RagB/SusD family nutrient uptake outer membrane protein, with protein MKRYTPLIVLLTALLAGCQEDFLSLTDPTKVSTTNLFTTSANVTAAVNGVYSALQPVYNNDYYIFGELASDNAYESVAANGHYFFSTFAVDATNPNLQSMWTDTYKCISRANAVLDQAVAVSMDSTLKKRYFAEMKFIRAVNYFNLVRIWGDVPLVVKDLSADYQDAYDYARTPAAQVYAQIIQDLKDAETVLPATYSATDLGRPTSLSAKALLGKVYLTQKTYDLAAAKLGELIPGAPTAGSLANISGLLPNFSDVFSPANEMNKEIIFAIRFLSGGLGTGSSFASVFLPGYSGTDIIKVGISGGPTERLDLFSAYSTADKRTPISTGYYTKGNSAATSDYYTKKYIFTGPPFARNDADNDWIVLRYADVLLMYAEALNEQSSPTGALPYINQVRSRAGLPNLTGLSQAELRLAIENERRLEFSFEGQRWFDLVRTNRLIPVMNAFYAKYSAIPSTAAVPNNGLFVNSGGSVVQVQPNQILFPIPLAEIQYNPILTQNTGY; from the coding sequence ATGAAACGATATACTCCTTTGATTGTCTTGCTGACGGCGCTCCTTGCGGGCTGCCAAGAGGACTTTCTGTCGCTGACAGACCCCACTAAGGTCTCGACGACAAACCTGTTTACCACGTCGGCCAACGTGACGGCTGCGGTGAACGGCGTCTACAGCGCCCTTCAGCCCGTTTACAACAACGATTACTACATTTTTGGAGAACTGGCCAGCGACAACGCCTACGAAAGCGTGGCGGCAAACGGCCATTATTTCTTCAGTACGTTTGCGGTTGATGCGACCAATCCGAATCTGCAATCGATGTGGACGGATACCTACAAGTGCATCAGCCGGGCCAATGCAGTCCTTGATCAGGCTGTTGCTGTATCTATGGACAGTACGCTGAAGAAGCGTTATTTTGCCGAAATGAAGTTTATCCGGGCGGTGAACTACTTTAATCTTGTCCGGATTTGGGGCGACGTACCATTAGTCGTAAAAGACCTGAGTGCTGACTATCAGGATGCATACGATTACGCACGAACACCAGCCGCTCAGGTATATGCCCAGATTATTCAGGATTTAAAAGATGCCGAAACAGTGCTGCCCGCTACCTATTCCGCCACCGACCTGGGCCGCCCGACCAGTTTATCGGCGAAGGCGTTACTCGGCAAAGTCTATCTGACGCAAAAGACATATGACCTCGCAGCCGCCAAACTAGGTGAACTGATTCCGGGTGCGCCAACGGCGGGTTCGCTGGCCAATATTAGCGGGCTGCTCCCTAATTTTTCAGATGTGTTTTCGCCCGCCAATGAAATGAATAAGGAAATTATTTTCGCCATCCGGTTTTTGTCGGGCGGATTGGGAACGGGTAGCAGTTTTGCCAGTGTTTTCCTACCCGGCTATTCGGGTACGGACATCATAAAAGTCGGTATTTCGGGTGGGCCAACGGAACGGCTTGACCTGTTCAGTGCTTATTCCACAGCCGACAAACGAACCCCCATTTCAACGGGCTATTATACGAAAGGAAACAGCGCGGCTACGTCGGACTATTACACGAAAAAATATATTTTCACCGGCCCGCCCTTTGCCCGCAACGACGCGGATAATGACTGGATTGTCTTGCGTTATGCCGATGTTTTGCTGATGTATGCGGAAGCGCTCAACGAGCAGAGTAGTCCCACCGGAGCGTTGCCCTACATCAATCAGGTACGTAGCCGGGCGGGTTTGCCCAACCTCACGGGGCTGAGTCAGGCTGAGCTGCGGCTCGCTATTGAAAACGAGCGTCGCCTGGAGTTTAGCTTTGAAGGCCAGCGGTGGTTCGATCTGGTTCGGACGAATCGCCTGATCCCGGTGATGAATGCTTTTTATGCCAAATACTCGGCCATACCCTCAACAGCAGCCGTGCCCAATAACGGCCTGTTTGTCAATAGTGGCGGGTCGGTGGTGCAGGTGCAGCCCAATCAGATTTTGTTCCCCATTCCGCTGGCCGAAATTCAATACAATCCCATACTGACCCAGAATACGGGGTATTAG
- the fucP gene encoding L-fucose:H+ symporter permease has product MAKSKNQLAIILITTLFFLWGFVLNLNPILIPHLKKACQLSDLQSALIDSASYIAYFLMALPAGLFMKRFGYKSGITLGLVLFAFGTFLFYPAAELRLFSFFLVALFIIASGLTLLETAANPYITVLGDADTATQRLNFAQSFNGLAAFLAPLMGGTFILSGNTLTEQQQQVMSADQLNQYLTNEAASVEVPFVVIGVVVLVVAVFFWRTPLPDITEEAETTDQAEGSIFAEKNLIIGVVAQFFYVGAQVCISSFFIRFSDRVAGINEKTAALYLSVALLGFMIGRFFGTYLMRFVAPPRLLAVYSLINVCLLLVAVLAHGLIAVYALIGVEFFMSIMFPTIFALSIRGLGAKTKIGSSLVIMAIAGGAVFPVIMGKVSDLTTMQTAYIVPALCFFVVFYFALRHYKAENVQLAVTH; this is encoded by the coding sequence ATGGCTAAATCAAAAAACCAGCTGGCTATTATTCTGATTACAACTCTGTTTTTTCTATGGGGATTTGTGCTCAACCTGAATCCTATCCTGATTCCGCACCTGAAAAAAGCGTGTCAGTTGAGCGACCTGCAATCGGCCCTGATCGACTCGGCATCCTACATTGCCTATTTCCTGATGGCGCTCCCAGCGGGGTTATTTATGAAACGTTTCGGGTATAAATCCGGCATTACGCTGGGCCTCGTCCTGTTTGCCTTTGGTACGTTTTTATTTTATCCAGCGGCTGAGCTGCGGCTGTTCAGTTTCTTTCTGGTAGCGCTGTTCATTATTGCCAGTGGGCTGACGCTGCTGGAAACAGCTGCCAATCCCTACATCACCGTACTCGGCGATGCCGATACGGCCACCCAGCGGCTGAACTTTGCGCAGTCGTTCAATGGGCTGGCGGCTTTTCTGGCCCCGCTAATGGGCGGAACGTTTATCCTGTCGGGAAATACCCTGACGGAGCAACAGCAACAGGTGATGTCTGCCGACCAACTGAATCAATACCTGACCAACGAAGCCGCTTCGGTGGAGGTGCCGTTTGTGGTGATCGGTGTTGTGGTGCTGGTGGTGGCGGTATTTTTCTGGCGAACACCATTGCCTGACATTACAGAAGAAGCCGAAACGACAGACCAGGCTGAAGGATCAATTTTTGCGGAGAAAAACCTGATTATTGGAGTTGTAGCCCAGTTTTTTTATGTCGGTGCGCAGGTGTGTATCAGTAGTTTCTTCATTCGTTTCTCGGATCGGGTGGCAGGAATCAACGAAAAAACAGCGGCCCTGTACTTATCCGTCGCGTTGCTGGGGTTCATGATCGGCCGTTTTTTTGGCACCTATCTGATGCGCTTCGTGGCTCCCCCGCGGCTGTTGGCTGTCTACAGCCTGATCAATGTTTGTTTGCTGCTGGTTGCCGTACTGGCACACGGACTGATAGCCGTTTATGCCCTGATTGGCGTCGAGTTTTTCATGTCGATTATGTTCCCGACCATCTTCGCTCTCAGTATCCGGGGGCTGGGTGCCAAAACAAAAATTGGGTCTTCGCTGGTCATTATGGCGATTGCAGGTGGGGCTGTTTTTCCCGTCATCATGGGAAAGGTGTCGGACCTGACCACGATGCAAACGGCTTATATCGTGCCTGCGCTCTGCTTCTTCGTCGTCTTCTATTTTGCCCTGCGCCATTATAAAGCGGAAAACGTTCAACTAGCCGTCACCCATTAA
- a CDS encoding L-rhamnose mutarotase — MNRYCLALDLIDDPTLIRQYEYYHQNGWPEIKASILDAGILNMEIYRIGNRLFMIMDTDASFSFEKKAAMDAANPKVQEWETLMWTYQQSLPQAKPGEKWLLMDKIFQL; from the coding sequence ATGAATCGATACTGTTTGGCTCTTGACCTGATTGATGACCCTACGCTGATTCGCCAATACGAGTACTATCATCAGAACGGCTGGCCTGAAATTAAAGCGAGTATTCTGGACGCGGGAATCCTCAATATGGAAATTTACCGAATCGGCAACCGGCTGTTTATGATCATGGATACCGATGCGTCGTTCAGCTTTGAAAAGAAAGCCGCCATGGATGCTGCGAACCCTAAAGTGCAGGAGTGGGAAACCCTCATGTGGACGTATCAGCAGTCGCTGCCGCAGGCAAAGCCCGGCGAAAAATGGCTGCTTATGGACAAGATTTTTCAGCTATGA